A genomic segment from Actinomycetes bacterium encodes:
- a CDS encoding TIGR02678 family protein, whose amino-acid sequence MTESPVSRKAVDRPPPAEDVIAVQERRRAARALLLRPLLAAVDDEFALVRRHRDELVRLFADGLGYRLVVEPTVARLFKAGLGRDPGRGLRRRNGRPFTPRAYSLLCLTIAALTRCRAQLLVDELVAEVRSAAADASIDVDLDAVTDRRALHAALLALVDLGVLVERDGDLEHWADRSTAALIDVRRERLALLVAAPLGSAEGPDELLDQAALPSAAGGARVVSRRRLAESPVLSVTDLTDEQQEWWRRNRNRERLWFHDQLGLEVELRAEGAVAVDPDEELTDRAFPGAGSARHLALLWLERVITAERDEARSADLTDRVWRRVPADMVNRAFVEVTGQWVAGLRRAHRDDPTLAKVDAQDVLVGSGLVRTDIGGWQVHAACARYAPRPVLAASGESGEASLFDDEDGT is encoded by the coding sequence ATGACCGAGAGCCCGGTCAGCCGGAAGGCCGTCGATCGTCCGCCGCCTGCCGAGGACGTGATCGCTGTGCAGGAGCGACGTCGCGCCGCGCGAGCTCTGCTGCTCCGGCCGCTGCTGGCAGCGGTCGACGACGAGTTCGCCCTGGTCCGCCGGCACCGTGACGAGTTGGTGCGGCTCTTCGCTGACGGGCTCGGCTACCGCCTCGTGGTTGAGCCGACGGTGGCGAGACTGTTCAAGGCGGGGCTGGGTCGCGACCCGGGCCGCGGCCTGCGACGCCGCAACGGTCGCCCGTTCACTCCTCGGGCGTACTCCCTGTTGTGTCTCACGATCGCGGCGCTCACCCGGTGCCGTGCCCAGCTCCTGGTCGACGAACTGGTCGCGGAGGTGCGGTCGGCCGCCGCCGACGCGTCGATCGACGTGGACCTCGATGCCGTGACCGACCGGCGCGCCCTGCACGCCGCGCTGCTCGCCTTGGTCGACCTTGGTGTTCTCGTCGAGCGGGACGGCGACCTGGAGCACTGGGCCGACCGGTCCACCGCCGCGCTGATCGATGTGCGCCGGGAGCGGCTTGCGCTGCTGGTCGCCGCCCCGCTCGGCTCCGCTGAAGGGCCGGACGAGCTGCTCGACCAGGCTGCGCTGCCCTCGGCCGCCGGCGGCGCGCGGGTGGTGAGTCGCCGTCGGCTGGCCGAGTCACCGGTGCTCTCCGTGACCGACCTCACCGATGAGCAGCAGGAGTGGTGGCGGCGCAACCGCAACCGCGAGCGTCTCTGGTTCCATGACCAGCTGGGGCTGGAGGTAGAGCTGCGTGCTGAGGGCGCGGTCGCCGTCGACCCGGACGAGGAGCTCACCGACCGGGCGTTCCCGGGCGCCGGCTCGGCTCGCCACCTGGCTCTGTTGTGGCTAGAGCGGGTGATCACGGCCGAGCGCGACGAAGCGCGGTCTGCCGATCTCACCGACCGCGTGTGGCGCCGCGTCCCTGCCGACATGGTGAACCGCGCCTTCGTGGAGGTAACCGGCCAATGGGTCGCTGGGCTTCGTAGGGCGCACCGCGACGACCCGACCCTCGCCAAGGTCGACGCCCAGGACGTCCTGGTCGGCAGCGGCCTCGTCCGAACTGACATCGGGGGGTGGCAGGTGCACGCGGCGTGCGCCCGTTACGCCCCGCGGCCCGTCCTGGCGGCTTCGGGTGAATCCGGCGAGGCGTCGCTCTTCGATGACGAGGACGGCACGTGA